In one window of Notolabrus celidotus isolate fNotCel1 chromosome 17, fNotCel1.pri, whole genome shotgun sequence DNA:
- the LOC117828697 gene encoding solute carrier family 22 member 13-like: MSNFGEILKEVGEFGSFQKRLLAALCMPSFFVAFDIIGQVFTGRNFEHNCNTDWILEQGPNLTEDRQRNLTLPLNKDGQFESCIMFTPVDLDLETIEAYGINKTTSCIDGWDYQASNGASSSVTDFDLVCDQSGLIEVSQSVYMAGYMVGAVTYGAISDRFGRRFAVLLSLFIVFSFGVGLAFSPNIYVFLVLKFFCGTSGGVMVMNTSVLALEWTDPSKAAVCTVLLIIIYGVGLMLLSGLAFLIPNWRILQLVLSGPVLPVLIFLYWFLPESARWYLSNGKKEEAQKMLERAARVNRRKVPYDLLDQVDMKVTTKRRNMFHIFRIPYLRKRTIIMGFNWFATSLLYYGLSLNVGGFGLNIYLTQFIFGFVEIPANLGSLLLIQHFGRRICHSCFLIFGGVSCLLTLAIPKDLPVVVTVIAVLGKMAATTSFSTAYVYTAELYPTVLRQNGVGLNSMCARMAGIFAPLIRLLDVFHHTIPMIIYGIIPIAAGGFCWLLPETLNVQLQDHAEEKKTVNGHIGDNPGQIIDEHKL, from the exons ATGAGCAATTTTGGGGAAATCCTGAAGGAGGTTGGGGAGTTTGGTTCATTTCAGAAACGCTTACTTGCAGCATTATGCATGCCAagcttttttgttgcttttgataTTATTGGTCAGGTATTTACAGGCAGGAATTTTGAACATAACTGTAACACTGACTGGATCTTGGAGCAAGGGCCAAACCTGACGGAAGACAGACAAAGGAATCTCACCCTGCCACTGAACAAGGATGGACAGTTTGAAAGCTGCATAATGTTCACACCTGTGGATTTGGATTTGGAAACTATTGAAGCATATGGGATTAACAAAACAACCTCATGTATAGATGGATGGGACTATCAGGCATCCAATGGTGCTTCCAGCAGTGTGACTGAC TTTGATCTGGTTTGTGACCAGAGTGGCCTGATTGAGGTATCGCAGTCTGTTTACATGGCAGGTTATATGGTTGGTGCTGTGACATATGGTGCCATTTCTGACAG GTTTGGGCGACGCTTCGCAGTCCTGCTCTCACTCttcattgtgttttcatttggtgTGGGACTGGCCTTCTCGCCAAACATCTATGTTTTCTTGGTCTTAAAATTTTTCTGTGGGACATCAGGAGGTGTCATGGTAATGAACACATCGGTGTTGG cGTTAGAATGGACTGATCCCTCAAAGGCTGCGGTCTGCACAGTGCTGCTCATAATAATTTATGGTGTTGGGCTGATGTTGTTGTCTGGCCTTGCATTTTTGATCCCAAACTGGAGGATCCTGCAGCTGGTCCTCTCCGGCCCTGTTCTCCCTGTCTTGATTTTCTTATACTG GTTTCTTCCAGAGTCAGCTCGCTGGTATTTGTCCaatggaaagaaagaggaggcacAAAAGATGCTTGAGAGAGCAGCCAGGGTGAACAGGAGGAAGGTACCATATGATCTGTTAGACCAG GTGGATATGAAGGTCACAACCAAAAGAAGAAACATGTTTCACATCTTTCGAATACCTTACTTAAGAAAACGAACCATCATAATGGGCTTTAACTG GTTTGCAACAAGTCTTCTGTACTATGGACTGAGCCTGAATGTTGGAGGTTTTGGCCTGAATATCTACCTCACTCAGTTCATCTTTGGTTTTGTGGAAATTCCTGCCAATCTGGGCTCTTTACTGCTAATTCAGCATTTTGGAAGAAGAATATGTCATTCGTGCTTCTTGATTTTTGGAGGTGTGTCTTGTCTTTTGACCCTTGCTATCCCAAAAG ATCTTCCCGTGGTGGTAACAGTCATAGCTGTATTAGGGAAAATGGCTGCCACCACTTCATTCAGCACTGCCTATGTTTACACTGCAGAGTTATACCCAACAGTTTTAAG GCAGAATGGTGTTGGTCTAAACTCCATGTGTGCTCGAATGGCGGGCATCTTCGCACCACTCATCAGACTCCTGGATGTCTTTCATCACACCATCCCCATGATAATATATGGCATCATACCAATTGCTGCCGGGGGTTTCTGTTGGCTTTTGCCTGAAACCCTCAATGTTCAACTTCAGGACCATGCTGAGGAGAA aaaaactgtgaatggaCACATAGGGGACAACCCTGGACAGATTATTGATGAGCACAAGCTTTAA